The nucleotide sequence GACCCTCTGTATGCAGAAACACTGCCAGCTGTCTCAGACTCCAACTGTTAAAGGGAGGAGGAAGAAAGTCTGGGTAACTGTAGCTGGGTTTCTCGTTCTCATCTTCATCACCCACTGCCCCATGGGGTCCCGGAAAGTCTGGGGGAAAGTCGCTAGAGTTGATGATCTCTGCCCGGAGGTTGAGATGGGGAGGGGTGCAGGGAGTGCATGGGGAGGGCAGAACTGGAAGCCTTTCAGAGTCCGACAGATCACTGGCACTGTCTGTGTCATCATCCTTGTGATTGTAGTGCTGCTGGAGTGCCTCAGGAGTGGGAGCCGGGGAGTGCATCAGGGGCTGAGGCGGCACTTGCCGTACTCCTGATatgggagagagaggcagggaGAGGGCTCGCCGATTTTTCCCCATCCCCCCACGGTTTTGCTGGAGCTCGCTGCTGCATTGGGCCACACGTTGATTTTCTCGCTTTTCCTCCTTCCTGTGTGCATAAGATTGCTTGCGGAGCTGAGGTCTCAAATCCCCTTCTTCTTCGGGGCTGTAAGGAGACAGACGAGGAAAAGCTGTTGGGGATTTAGGGATTTACAAAGCAATCGCAAAGCATGCAAACCCCCAACTCCACTCTTACCTGGACACTTTGCTTGTATTGCGTGTAGTGCAAGACTTCACTCTGGCACCTTTTGATTGTGCACCCTGTAAAACAATCTCTCATTACTTCTGCTTTATGTACACAGTTAGGAACTCATGAGGCAACACTATCTTGTTATcaactaataaaaataataattatgttGTATACATTTACATCCCTTTACTTTATCAGGGTATCATTTACATACCCTGTGCACTGTTGTCACCGTGTCCTTATCTTGACCTGATCCTGGGAGACCATTTTTCATTTGGCCCACAGATTTCTTCGTCTTGTTACCCTTCTTTGAACTGCAAAAACATAACACGGGTTTGTTAGGATCGCTTTCGCGTCAGGgatacaaataaaaagaaaaaaaaacgtgcAATACCCGTCAGCGTAAACGAGGCCTACCTGGTTACTGTCCCGCTGTTTTCGGTATTTTTCACCCGAATCTTCTCTTTGGAAACGACGCGTTTCAGTGTCGTGGATGCTGTGCGCTCCTGCATGATGGGCCCCATGTTGCAGCACAGTCGGGGATGATTGTTGCTTTCGAGTCCGACGCAGTTAAATCACACGGTAGCTAAAGAACCCAACCGACATCTCGGATCACATATTCCAGTCTGATAATGAGGCTAAAAACACCCATTTTCTCAAAAATGCTGCAGTGCATCGTGCGTAGATGTCAAGCGTCCCCTGTATCCGCAGGTTGAAACGCGTCCTCCTGGTCCCAGTCGTACGGCCCCGCTGCTCGATCGCAAATCAGCTGTTATTTGAATCGCTTGCTGACAGCTGACGCGTCTCCTTCCCCGATGTCGTCTTCATCGCCATTACAAATGCAAGACGGTGACACGGCGCAAACGCTTTGTTTGGCTCGCCGTCCCAGTCAGATAGGTTTGTTTACCTGCTGCTGACTGGCTCGCCTGTTCGTGTCGAAGCGAGCGTCAGCGGTGCATCATGGGACTTGCAGTTAAAAGCGCGCTGGCTTCATTTTAAAGCGTTTGCGGAAGCCCTTTTTTTGCAGAGTCTTGCTTGCAGTCGATAAGCAAATGGAGTGCACAAGATGGGATCCGATGAGGACCGTGTCCCAGAGAAGGAGTTAAAAAGCGTGAACTCGCACCCGCTTCATTTGAAGTACTCAATCACCCATGCGACGTCATTCTGGTCCTTGTGTAGGTTCCTGTTAACTGCGAGCACGTCAGCTGATCTGTATAAAGCTCACGCTGAATGCATGTATGGGATGTTGGAGAGCAATGAAGGGAGGTAGCAGTTACAAATCAGGCTACGCAGTTGCAACCAATAATAACAGGCACTACACTGTGCACGGAAACACGCAGCACTGATAATACTACTCTACATGGAGGATCGAGATTGGGCTGCTTCCTGCAGCTTAGACGTGACTGACTCTTCACATCTTTACATGGTGAGGTGATGTCAACGTCTGATTGCAGCAAGTGATGTTAAAGGCAGTTTCAGGAATACTGCAGTCAtttagagagacagaaaaagaccgtatgcatgcatgcatgcggGCACGTACTTCCCGAGTACACGCCCACTCTTTACTGTTTAAACGTCAAAGTTGCTCTGTTGAAAGTTGCTTCACTGTTTGTTGCATTTACTAAGCTAATGCTGAAGCTTATGCTTTTAACGCGAGTAAAATTTGCACCTAACTAAATACTTCCCAACTTTACAGGTGAACTGAACCCCTGTTCTCACCAGACATGGATAAAGGGTGGTTTATTGGACTTGAAAGGATTCCTCCAGCACAGTCTCAACAGAGGAGGTCGTGTGTTACTATTAACTTGACTGAAATGCTCCGGGCTGACAAGCCTAATGCGCAGAAGAAGCCAGTTCCAATCCGCCCCCCGAGCCCCAGAGTTTCGTTCCCAAAACAACAGTTTCACCGCAGTCTCTCCTGTGAACCTACACCTAAACCCATCATCCGTCAGCGGTCGCACTCGCTGCCTTCTGCCACTGACAAGAAGAAGCAGTGCAGAAGTGTTGGTGTACGGTTTGTTGACTCTTTGGGACTGGACCTGGAAGACGTCAAGATATTTAAATCGGGAGAGGATCCACTTGTGCCCCATCATGTTACCTTTAGACTGTTGATGAGTGCAGAGATGGCAGATGGAAGACATATGGAGATTTCTTTGCCATACCTGAAGCCAGCATTTGCCCAGCAACCTGGAGACCATCCAGGATTCCTGCATCGTCTCCATGAGCAGAAAGTTTGCCTTGAGAGAGTCCTGTGTTTTGAGCTGGGGGTCATCGGAATCACCCAAGTCCTCAATTTGGACTTTGA is from Oreochromis niloticus isolate F11D_XX linkage group LG20, O_niloticus_UMD_NMBU, whole genome shotgun sequence and encodes:
- the ppp1r3da gene encoding protein phosphatase 1, regulatory subunit 3Da, with the protein product MDKGWFIGLERIPPAQSQQRRSCVTINLTEMLRADKPNAQKKPVPIRPPSPRVSFPKQQFHRSLSCEPTPKPIIRQRSHSLPSATDKKKQCRSVGVRFVDSLGLDLEDVKIFKSGEDPLVPHHVTFRLLMSAEMADGRHMEISLPYLKPAFAQQPGDHPGFLHRLHEQKVCLERVLCFELGVIGITQVLNLDFEKDVMARYSFTGWKSCAEAKASWVSSITKNCEGRMGQISCDTFRFHLPVPPFLQPEAVLEFAIQYKVCGAEYWDNNDGKNYKLICKNYKLSVPKECEDSMVHFT